The Labeo rohita strain BAU-BD-2019 chromosome 14, IGBB_LRoh.1.0, whole genome shotgun sequence genomic interval tcacagaaaGAAATCATGGagattggccacttggtggtgctgtaacggaaaaaatatttataataataaaaaacaaaaatggctataactatgTGCCCATCAGTTCAATTGACCTGGTATGCCGTGTCGTTGTCCAAAGTGCTGCAAGTGCctgtaaggacatttgcgtatataaaaaaatatggccGCCATCGGCCactgaattttgagcacctgttagacaaggttaacataGGCAGATTGGTGGGCCAAAAGCCCAAAGCCTGTATTGGCTGTAAACGGTCCTGTCTATCTATGATCCAAGTGGTTACATCCTCACTAAATTTACAGGCTTTAAAAGCACTTTAACCTTGATAATTGCTGCTTGTagctatattaaaatatgtatttgaaataaaaataattatttaaattatagtaatatttcacaatattatgttgtactgtttttttgatcaaataaatgcagccttggtgaacagatttctttaaaaaaaatcttaccaaccccaaacttttgacctgtatGTATAAAATGCATTGAGAGACCGTGTTTGTGATTCCAGTATTTCATGAGTACCGAACAACCAATTCTGAGAAACCCTAGTACAATTAGTTTAACGCTCTTTATGCAAAAGACTTGTTTTAGATAATTATTTACCGTTGTCTCATGAGTGGAATATTAATACAGTTAGCAGCAGCTACAGCAGCGAAAGGAACAAAGCGTCCTATGAGTGGAGACACATGCTGGAAGACagtaaaattaattcatttttagttaaacataaatattgattaatacataaacacaaagaGTGAGCACTAAGcagtaaaaactaatatttattactTTGCGGTGAAAGAGTTATAGCCcttaaacataaaaaagcaagaccaTTACCTTTGCTAATGCATTTAATCCTAAAGCAGTAGCCACGGCTCCTGTGGTGGCAGATACATATGCTGTACCAAGCTGGCTGCAAGAACACACATCAAGAGTTTAGAGATATAAACAGAACaccattaaatgcaaaaagtgAAACTAATGTTCATATGCATGATCTAAAGTCCTCTCACTTTACTGTGATGGGAGCGTCTCCGCTCCTGTTGGTATAATTGACTATTGCATTAAAAGACTGATTGATCCACTGCCAGAACAGAACTGCTGGAGTTGTTCTACAAAGCAAGaaagaatataaatattcaGCATTGTATGTACGTATTCATCATCCAGAAATATCCACCAAGTCCTACAGCTACAATACAAAAAAGATTAAACAGCATAAACCAGCGTGATTCACCTGTAGAACGTCATCATGCATCCAGTGATGGTCATGTTCATGGGGACCTGAGCAGACATGCGACCAATCAGGAGCATTTTCTCGCCTGTGTCTGGATGGAATGCTGagtcaaaaacatattttgcccTCCATAGCTCATCTTCTGTCAGACCTGGTGTTACCACCCCTTTtcttgagggagaaaaaaatggAAGTTGATGATACTGTAATCGTTATCTAAAAAACTATGAAGCATTCGTAGaatgaaatgcaatgcaaaagtacataaatacagttgaggtcaaaatttatcatacaccttgcagaatcattaaaaatgttaattattttaccaaaataagagggatcaaactaaattcatgttattttttatttactactgacctgaataagatatttcacataaaagacgtttacatacagtccacaagagaaaataatagttgaatttataaaaattacccattttacaagtttacatatgctttttttatatatattttattttgcttttgaaCTATAACATAAACAAGAATTACAAAACACAAATCTTACATAACTTGTTACACAAGACAAGacaatacaagaaaaaaaagaaaaaaagaatggaaTGATACAGGATTTCATAGTTATTACAGTGCAAAACCTTACTCGAAAAGAGAGTCCATCCGGTCTATATCCGGTCTAATTAAGGTTTCTTCCGTATGACGGAAAAGGGGTTGCCAAATTTTATgaaatacattacttttatttcttAACCAGCATGTTAATTTTTCCAGGGGTACACAGTTATTAACCTCCGTTAACCATAGACTTATGGGGATAACAGTATCTGATTTCCACTTCATTGCAACTTCCTGAACTAGAAAAAGTTTACCTAtgcttgattcctaatactgtgttgttagctgaatgatccatagctgtgatttttttttttttgtgattgttgTTCTTgtgtctcttgtttgtcctgaatagtttcTGAATagaaactgcctgctgttcagaaaaatctttcaggtcccacaaattgaatgcttcagaaggaaacacaatgcattatgagccgggggtgaaaactttgaattttaagatgagggtaaatttaacttattttgtcttctgggaaacatgtaagtatcctctgtagcttctgaagggcaatactaaatgaaaaaaataagatcTATAGGAAAAATGaggaaaaatgtactcatcttcattctgttcaaaagtttacacccctgaaccttctgtaatagttgcatttcagatattattttctcttgtggacaatatgttaacacttgtgaaatattttattcagatcagttctaaataataaaaataacatgcattttatattatccctcttattttggcaaaataattaacattttgcagattctgcaaggtgtatgtaaacctttgacctcaactgtaaatgcagagtagaatctTACTTGTAATCCAGAATAATCTGACGTGCTTTTTCTAATTGTTCATTTGACAGGAGGATGTTTCTCGGGTCTGTGACAGTGAAGAAATGCTTTGCTCGACCCACAAATGTTCCCTGATCCCAGCGTGGCTCTTTAATGTTTATGGAGGTGGAGAGCTCAGCTGCCATGGTACACTGTGAAAatattacactgtt includes:
- the sfxn1 gene encoding sideroflexin-1 isoform X2, coding for MAAELSTSINIKEPRWDQGTFVGRAKHFFTVTDPRNILLSNEQLEKARQIILDYKKGVVTPGLTEDELWRAKYVFDSAFHPDTGEKMLLIGRMSAQVPMNMTITGCMMTFYRTTPAVLFWQWINQSFNAIVNYTNRSGDAPITVNQLGTAYVSATTGAVATALGLNALAKHVSPLIGRFVPFAAVAAANCINIPLMRQRELKHGIPITDENDNRLGESSRAAQQAITQVVVSRILMASPGMEVSMDECTHSSWLGWVLPRVCNPIVLCAVPTEELYGSEPFGTRAAGEDSSQSSWSRNCLL
- the sfxn1 gene encoding sideroflexin-1 isoform X1, whose amino-acid sequence is MAAELSTSINIKEPRWDQGTFVGRAKHFFTVTDPRNILLSNEQLEKARQIILDYKKGVVTPGLTEDELWRAKYVFDSAFHPDTGEKMLLIGRMSAQVPMNMTITGCMMTFYRTTPAVLFWQWINQSFNAIVNYTNRSGDAPITVNQLGTAYVSATTGAVATALGLNALAKHVSPLIGRFVPFAAVAAANCINIPLMRQRELKHGIPITDENDNRLGESSRAAQQAITQVVVSRILMASPGMAIPPFLMNSLEKKAFLKRFPWMSAPIQVGLVGFCLVFATPLCCALFPQKSSMAVSRLEPELQEKIRASHPGVETVYFNKGL